CATGATTGATAATTGGTTATGCCATATTAGAGACGTGTATCGTTTTCACCATAAAGAGTTAAACCAAATTAAGGATGAGCAAAAGCGCTTTGATCGCCTGTGCGAGCTTAATGTAATAGAGCAGGTATGGAATGTCTGTCAGACCACGATAGTTCAGAATGCGTGGAAAAAAGATCAAGAGTTACATGTTCATGGCTGGTGTTATAGCATTGATAACGGTCATATTACGGATTTAAAAGTAACGGTTTCGAATGCGCAACAAGCCATTGAAAATTTAGACAAAGTAAAATAATTGAGAAAAATGCCGTCGATTAAGACGGCATTTTTCTATCTAAAACTGGGCTTTTATAGGTTGTTGCTTTCTGCAATGGTCTTAGCACAACCGGCTATACTGGAGCGTAACCATATGTGGCCTGGGTCATGTTGTAACAGTGGGCTCCACAACATCTTCAATTCAATTGGTGGGATATCAAACGGTGGGGCTACTACCGTTACGTGAGAGTTGTCTTTCATTAAGCGTGTTGCAAGGGATGGTAGGGTGGCGATTAATCCCAATTGCTCGGTTGCGCGCATGGCCACATTGTAGTTTCGCGTAAAAAGACGAATGTTTCGCTTATAGCCAAGGTCAGCCAGGGTACCATCTACCCAACCCAGTTTCTGTACTTCTTCTGGTTGAATGCCCACACCGACACCAAACCCCGTTTTACTTACCCACACGTGAGGAGAGGACAAATACATCTCTAAACTGAAATTTTTGGCAATCTCAGAATTAGCTGGAATGAGGCAAGAGAATTGGTCAACCCAGACGGATTTTTGATGGAAAGATTGAGGTAGAGTGTCAAAGCGGTTAATGACCAAGTCGACTTTGCCTTTTTCCACATCGTGAAAGCTCACATCACTTGGGTTCATCACGTCTAAGATGACATTGGGTGCTTCTTCTTGCAGCTTTTTCATTAAAGGTGGAATCAGGGTGGCTTCAGCATAATCACTGGCCATGATACGGAACACTCGAGAGCTGGATTCGGCTTCAAAGTTTTGACCTAGGTGTAGGACTTCGTCGACCGACTGCAAAATATTTTGTACACGAGGTTGTAGCTGAATTGCCAAAGCGGTGGGCATCATGCCATCACTGGTGCGTACTAACAAAGGGTCGTGGAAAAGATCTCGTAATCGTCTTAAACCATTACTCATCGCCGGTTGTGTAATACCAAGTTGGTTGGCAGCATGAGTCACGTTTTGTTCCCTCAGTAGGGAATCCAAATAACGAAGTAAATTGAGGTCTATTTTGTCTAACTGCATCTGGGGGCCGTGTCCACAATTAATGGGGCTGAATCATACTCTATTTCCAAGATGAATAGAATGATTGCGCTTTAATCCTTTATTGAAATAGTCAGATTGTGCTTTTGTAATTGCTCAATTACCTCATAGCAAGCTCCCATGGTGTGGTAGTCTGTCTTGCCAGCGGGACTTTTACAATCGTCAATGGTTTGATTGTCTTGGGTGAGAATACGAAACCATGCTCCATATTGATGATCTACCATATGTTGCCAGCTGTACTGCCAAAGTTGATCGTATTTTTGCCAGTAGTCTGATTTTCCAGTCATCAGGGCCAGCATGGCGGCGGCAGCGAAGGATTCCGCTTGTACCCAGAAATATTTATCGCCATCGCATACTTTCCCTTGCAAGTCATAGCCGTAACAGAGTCCAGCGTTTTTTTCATCCCACGCTTTTAGCCAGGCTTGGTTAAAAAGCTGTTCCGCTTTAGGAATCAGCCAATCAATGGCACGACGTTGATGGATCAGCAAAAGTAGCTTTGCCCACTCAGTTTGATGGCCTGGCTGAAAACCCCAAGGTCTGAACAAATGCTTTGGATTGTCTCGGTTGTAATCCCAATCAAGCTGCCAATCGGCGTGATAATGTTCCCAGATTTCACCATTGGCTAGGTCAGCTTGTCGAATACAGATGTTTTCTGCCAAACGAATAGCGCGCTCAAGATAATGAGACTCTTGAGTGGCATCGTAGGCAGCCAACATGGCCTCACAAGAATGCATATTGGCATTTTGTCCACGGTATGGAGACACTTCTTGCCAATCAGCGGAGATCTCGTCTCGATAGAGACAATAGTCTGCATCCCAGTAATGTTTTTCCATGGTTTGAAAAGTTTCTTCTAGCCAACTTTTAGCTTCAGTAATGCCTGCTTTGTAAGCCATAGAATAGGCTAGCATGACAAATGCGAAGCCATAACAATGATTGGTCTCGTCAAGATTTTTGGCCCCTTTTAATAGCCAAACATAACCGCCATTGGCTTTAAGATGGCGCTTTCTTAAGTAATCAACACCGTGTTTTACTGCGTTAAGATAGTCTGGGTTCTGCTCCGCCAAATACGCTTTAGCATAGTTAAAAACAAAGCGCGTACTGCTTACTAGATGACGAGTGTCACTATCATAGATTTCCCCATTGTCTTTGAAGAAATGAAAGAAGCCGCCATTAGGATCAATGCAGTTTGGGTGATAAAAAGCCATGGTGTTTTGTATGTGTGATGAAAGAAACTCAGGAGAACGAAAATTTGGCAAGGCTGACATTATGATTCCCTAGCATTGTGGCTTGTTATTCTTATGAGTAGAAGAGGATTTTCTTCACATACTAATGGCTTAATTTATTAAATCAACTAGATTTATTAAATTGAAGTGGTTAGTTTACTGGCTTCTTATAAAGGTAATCTTGTCATGCAATCGTCGGGTAGTACCTCGGAACAAAGTCGAATATATAATGAGCGGATCATATTGCACTTGATTCGTCAGCATCCTGAAATATCTCGCGTACAAATCGCGAAACGCACAGGTTTAAGTGCACAGACCATTTCTGTTATTACTTCGTCCTTGTTAGAACGAGAATTATTGTCAGTGGTCGGCAAAGTAACTGGGCGTCGAGGACAACCTTCTATTAAGCTCAGTATTCATCCGCAAGGTGCTTATGGACTTGGTATTAATGTGGACCGCAATCACATCAGTGCCGCTTTATTGGATTTTACTGGAGCGCAGGTTTTATTGCTGGAAAGACAGGTGTCTTTTCCAACCGAACATTCTGCTAAAAGCATTGCGCAAGACTTGCTACAAGAGGTCAAACTTACCCTAGGTGATCGTTGGAGTAAGGTCCAAGGAGTGGGATTGGCCAAACCGGATTACATGGATTCTTGGTTGGATCGTCTGGTAACCAATCAAGATCAGCGAGAAGATTTAGGCAGCTTGCAAATGGCCTTGGCGTATTGGCAATCGGATGCATTTGAGCATTGGTTGAGTGAACAGACGGGCTTATCCTGTTTTTGTCAAAATGATGCCGCAGCCGCAGCCACCAGTGAGCTTTTATTGGCTTCTCAAACACCGCAAAAAGACTTTTTTTACTTATTCGTCAGTACCGCTTGCGGTGGAAGTATGGTGGTAAACGGCGAATGCTATTCTGGGGCCAATGGTAAGGCGGGCAGTTTTGGCTTGATGCCAACGGCCACAGGTCGTCATGGCAAATGGGTATTGGAGGCCCTGTCTTTGGCTTCACTGCATCGACATTTAAGTCATGCTAATTTGACCTGGCCTGATTCGCCACATTTATGGCATCAGCAAAAATGGCAAATTGCAGTACAAGAATGGGCTAGGGAAGTGGCGGAAGAGATCAAAAGTGCAATGGTGTCTTTGATAGCACTTTACG
The window above is part of the Marinomonas sp. THO17 genome. Proteins encoded here:
- a CDS encoding LysR family transcriptional regulator, which gives rise to MQLDKIDLNLLRYLDSLLREQNVTHAANQLGITQPAMSNGLRRLRDLFHDPLLVRTSDGMMPTALAIQLQPRVQNILQSVDEVLHLGQNFEAESSSRVFRIMASDYAEATLIPPLMKKLQEEAPNVILDVMNPSDVSFHDVEKGKVDLVINRFDTLPQSFHQKSVWVDQFSCLIPANSEIAKNFSLEMYLSSPHVWVSKTGFGVGVGIQPEEVQKLGWVDGTLADLGYKRNIRLFTRNYNVAMRATEQLGLIATLPSLATRLMKDNSHVTVVAPPFDIPPIELKMLWSPLLQHDPGHIWLRSSIAGCAKTIAESNNL
- a CDS encoding AGE family epimerase/isomerase translates to MSALPNFRSPEFLSSHIQNTMAFYHPNCIDPNGGFFHFFKDNGEIYDSDTRHLVSSTRFVFNYAKAYLAEQNPDYLNAVKHGVDYLRKRHLKANGGYVWLLKGAKNLDETNHCYGFAFVMLAYSMAYKAGITEAKSWLEETFQTMEKHYWDADYCLYRDEISADWQEVSPYRGQNANMHSCEAMLAAYDATQESHYLERAIRLAENICIRQADLANGEIWEHYHADWQLDWDYNRDNPKHLFRPWGFQPGHQTEWAKLLLLIHQRRAIDWLIPKAEQLFNQAWLKAWDEKNAGLCYGYDLQGKVCDGDKYFWVQAESFAAAAMLALMTGKSDYWQKYDQLWQYSWQHMVDHQYGAWFRILTQDNQTIDDCKSPAGKTDYHTMGACYEVIEQLQKHNLTISIKD
- a CDS encoding ROK family transcriptional regulator, encoding MQSSGSTSEQSRIYNERIILHLIRQHPEISRVQIAKRTGLSAQTISVITSSLLERELLSVVGKVTGRRGQPSIKLSIHPQGAYGLGINVDRNHISAALLDFTGAQVLLLERQVSFPTEHSAKSIAQDLLQEVKLTLGDRWSKVQGVGLAKPDYMDSWLDRLVTNQDQREDLGSLQMALAYWQSDAFEHWLSEQTGLSCFCQNDAAAAATSELLLASQTPQKDFFYLFVSTACGGSMVVNGECYSGANGKAGSFGLMPTATGRHGKWVLEALSLASLHRHLSHANLTWPDSPHLWHQQKWQIAVQEWAREVAEEIKSAMVSLIALYDPQSILIGGPLPTQVTLALIDSLESVLEGETLLPLPSICMAQTGNIAGVLGAAVLPLYETFAPQQNLLLLSSKR